A genome region from Taeniopygia guttata chromosome 5, bTaeGut7.mat, whole genome shotgun sequence includes the following:
- the LIN52 gene encoding protein lin-52 homolog isoform X3 — MAAAADGADLETSLLSFEKLDRASPDLWPEQLPGVAEFAASFKSPITSSPPKWMAELENDDIDMLKELGSLTTANLMEKVRGLQNLAYQLGLDE, encoded by the exons ATGGCGGCTGCGGCGGACG GCGCCGACCTGGAGACCTCGCTGCTGAGCTTCGAGAAGCTGGACCGCGCCTCCCCGGACCTGTGGCCCGAGCAGC TGCCCGGGGTTGCCGAGTTCGCCGCCTCCTTCAAAAGC ccCATTACAAGTTCTCCCCCCAAGTGGATGGCTGAATTAGAAAATGATGATATTGATATGTTGAAGG aGTTGGGAAGCCTTACTACAGCTAATCTGATGGAAAAAGTTCGTGGCCTGCAGAACCTGGCTTATCAGCTGGGACTGGATGAAT
- the ALDH6A1 gene encoding methylmalonate-semialdehyde/malonate-semialdehyde dehydrogenase [acylating], mitochondrial, with protein sequence MAAAAARGAWGGRRRVALRLPRRAGAPWITSVAASFSSSVPTTKLFIDGKFIESKTTEWIDIHNPATNEVVGRVPKATASEMEAAVASCKKAFWNWSETSVLSRQQIFLRYQQLIKDNLKEISKLITFEQGKTLADAEGDVFRGLQVVEHACSVTSLILGETMPSITKDMDTYTYRLPLGVCAGIAPFNFPAMIPLWMFPMAMVCGNTFLMKPSERVPGALMFLAKLFQDAGAPDGTLNIIHGQHEAVNFICDHPDIRAISFVGSNQAGEYIYERGSRNGKRVQANMGAKNHGVVMPDANKENTLNQLVGAAFGAAGQRCMALSTAILVGEAQKWLPELVDRAKNLRVNAGDQPGADLGPLISPQAKERVCSLIEKGVKEGASLLLDGRNVKVKGYENGNFVGPTILAKVKPNMTCYKEEIFGPVLVVLEADTLDDAIEMVNNNPYGNGTAIFTTNGATARKYSHLVDVGQVGVNVPIPVPLPMFSFTGSRASFRGDTNFYGKQGVQFYTQLKTIISQWKEEDATIAKPAVVMPTMGN encoded by the exons atggcggcggcggcggcgcggggagcgtggggcgggcggcgccgcgTGGCGCTCAGG CTGCCGCGGAGAGCCGGTGCCCCCTGGATCACCTCAGTCGCCGCGTCCTTCTCTTCCTCGGTG CCAACAACCAAACTCTTCATTGATGGGAAGTTTATTGAGTCCAAAACTACTGAATGGATTGATATCCACAACCCA gcCACAAATGAGGTGGTTGGCCGTGTACCAAAAGCCACAGCCAgtgagatggaggcagctgtGGCTTCTTGCAAAAAGGCTTTTTGGAACTGGTCAGAAACATCTGTTTTGAGTCGCCAGCAAATTTTTCTGCGCTATCAACAGCTCATCAAAGACAATCTG aaagaaatttccAAACTCATCACCTTTGAGCAAGGGAAGACCCTGGCTGATGCTGAGGGAGATGTTTTCCGAGGCCTCC AGGTGGTTGAACATGCTTGCAGTGTGACATCCCTCATCCTTGGGGAGACCATGCCCTCCATCACTAAAGACATGGACACTTACACCTACCGCCTACCTCTGGGTGTGTGTGCTGGCATTGCACCATTCAACTTCCCAGCCATGATTCCTCTTTGGATGTTCCCCATGGCTATGGTTTGTGGAAACACCTTCTTGATGAAACCATCTGAGCGTGTACCAGGAGCACTAATGTTCCTTGCCAAGCTGTTTCAGGATGCTGGTGCCCCTGATGGAACCCTGAATATTATCCATGGACAACATGAAG CTGTGAATTTCATTTGTGACCATCCGGATATCAGAGCAATCAGCTTTGTGGGATCTAATCAGGCTGGCGAGTACATCTATGAGAGAGGATCCCGGAATGGCAAGAGAGTCCAGGCCAACATG GGAGCCAAGAATCATGGTGTGGTGATGCCTGATGCCAATAAAGAGAACACTTTGAACCAGCTGGTTGGAGCTGCTTTTGGAGCAGCTGGCCAACGCTGCATGGCCCTGTCTACAGCAATTCTAGTAGGAGAAGCTCAGAAATGGCTGCCAGAGCTTGTGGACAGAGCCAAAAATCTACGAGTAAATGCAG GAGACCAGCCTGGAGCAGATCTTGGGCCTCTAATCAGTCCCCAAGCTAAGGAACGGGTTTGTAGTCTGATTGAGAAAGGAGTAAAAGAAGGTGCCAGCCTTCTCCTGGATGGACGTAATGTCAAAGTGAAGGGTTATGAAAATGGCAATTTTGTTGGACCAACAATCCTTGCCAAAGTCAAG CCAAACATGACTTGCTATAAGGAGGAAATCTTTGGGCCCGTTCTAGTGGTGCTGGAAGCAGACACTTTGGACGATGCCATTGAGATGGTGAACAATAACCCCTATGGGAATGGAACTGCAATCTTCACCACCAATGGAGCCACAGCTCGGAAGTATTCTCACTTAGTAGATGTGGGGCAG GTGGGTGTCAACGTTCCAATCCCAGTACCTCTGCCCATGTTCTCTTTCACTGGCTCTCGTGCTTCTTTCCGAGGGGACACCAATTTCTATGGCAAACAG ggAGTGCAGTTCTATACACAGCTGAAAACTATAATTTCTCAATGGAAAGAGGAAGATGCCACCATTGCCAAGCCTGCTGTGGTTATGCCAACTATGGGAAACTAA